From Streptomyces sp. NBC_00370, a single genomic window includes:
- a CDS encoding 4'-phosphopantetheinyl transferase family protein encodes MKAIRVCWAEAAVPGGAVTLPGGGAVTTEWLPVAQVRGDYAAAPAAYSAHYLGPAELSVFARITVPKRQVEWLAGRVAAKRLVCLTLERLGLAVPPSQLAVLGRKPGGRAGKPELSAPPGGGYGRGGPPELPITDISLAHTLRFAVCGLASGGRVGVDVEPLRSFSPALLRTVFTEREVALAESVFPAFDPAHRATALWVVKEALLKAYGIGFAHGWGTARLRGAGPAAAVFDINLPAGTDPGDRVHIRYGRLTDHIFAIATVTPWATDGHQQKGQLRAWD; translated from the coding sequence ATGAAGGCGATACGAGTCTGCTGGGCTGAGGCGGCCGTGCCGGGCGGCGCCGTGACGCTGCCCGGCGGCGGCGCCGTGACCACCGAATGGCTGCCGGTCGCCCAGGTGCGCGGGGACTACGCGGCGGCCCCCGCCGCGTACAGCGCGCACTACCTGGGCCCGGCGGAACTCTCCGTCTTCGCCCGGATCACCGTACCCAAACGGCAGGTCGAATGGCTGGCGGGACGGGTCGCCGCCAAACGCCTGGTGTGTCTGACCCTGGAACGGCTCGGTCTCGCCGTACCGCCCAGCCAACTCGCCGTACTCGGCCGCAAACCCGGCGGCCGGGCCGGCAAACCCGAACTGAGCGCACCACCCGGGGGCGGCTACGGGCGGGGCGGCCCCCCGGAGCTTCCCATCACCGACATCTCCCTCGCGCACACCCTGCGGTTCGCGGTGTGCGGCCTGGCCAGCGGCGGCCGGGTCGGGGTCGATGTGGAACCCCTGCGGAGCTTCAGCCCCGCACTGCTCCGCACGGTCTTCACCGAACGGGAAGTCGCCCTGGCCGAGTCCGTGTTCCCGGCCTTCGACCCGGCACACCGGGCCACCGCGCTGTGGGTGGTCAAGGAAGCACTGCTCAAGGCGTACGGCATCGGCTTCGCGCACGGCTGGGGAACAGCCCGGCTGCGCGGGGCCGGGCCGGCCGCCGCCGTCTTCGACATCAACCTGCCGGCCGGCACCGACCCGGGGGACCGGGTGCACATCCGCTACGGCCGGCTCACCGACCACATCTTCGCCATCGCCACCGTGACCCCCTGGGCCACGGACGGCCACCAGCAGAAGGGGCAGCTCCGTGCCTGGGACTGA
- a CDS encoding lysophospholipid acyltransferase family protein, whose translation MDPHKGGFKIHDAITVSFRQWVARNHVDSVEGIGHIPADGAFIVVSNHLSFFDHYLLETVLYGARGRYVYFPAKAEHFRNPVKRLMRLSVGCIPLDSERPDRNALRAMGEVLAAGNVLCTYPEGTRWTGGGLKPFNDGPFYFAVRTGVPVIPVMIHGTDLILAKGELRPRAATARLVFGPAITAEPAGRRGARIAALRSLARERMQELGEPADRRAALPDEENARHILRRARTVAVRAADSGGALDPTARRRIAVLRTLAVRTARRVR comes from the coding sequence ATGGATCCCCACAAGGGAGGTTTCAAGATCCATGACGCGATCACCGTGTCGTTCAGGCAATGGGTCGCCAGGAACCACGTCGACTCGGTCGAGGGCATCGGCCACATCCCCGCCGACGGGGCGTTCATCGTCGTCTCCAACCATCTCAGCTTCTTCGACCACTACCTGCTCGAAACCGTGCTGTACGGGGCCCGCGGCCGGTACGTCTACTTCCCCGCGAAGGCCGAGCACTTCCGTAACCCCGTCAAGCGGCTGATGCGGCTCAGCGTCGGCTGCATCCCGCTGGACAGCGAACGCCCCGACCGCAACGCGCTGCGCGCGATGGGGGAGGTGCTGGCCGCGGGGAACGTGCTGTGCACCTACCCCGAGGGCACCCGCTGGACGGGCGGCGGCCTCAAGCCCTTCAACGACGGCCCGTTCTACTTCGCGGTCCGCACCGGCGTACCCGTGATACCCGTGATGATCCACGGCACCGACCTGATCCTCGCCAAGGGCGAGCTGCGGCCGCGCGCGGCCACCGCGCGGCTGGTCTTCGGCCCCGCCATCACCGCCGAACCGGCCGGCCGGCGCGGCGCGCGCATCGCCGCACTGCGCTCCCTGGCCAGGGAGCGCATGCAGGAACTGGGCGAACCCGCCGACCGGCGGGCCGCACTGCCCGACGAGGAGAACGCCCGGCACATCCTGCGCCGGGCGCGGACCGTCGCCGTACGGGCCGCGGACAGCGGCGGCGCACTGGACCCGACAGCCCGGCGCAGGATCGCCGTACTGCGCACCCTCGCGGTACGCACCGCGAGAAGAGTCCGATGA
- a CDS encoding acyl-CoA carboxylase subunit beta: MVAGPDPRATERQHARGKLTARERIAILLDEDSFTEIEGLRRHRATGFGLEAKRPYTDGVITGWGTVNGRTVFVYAHDFRIFGGALGEAHAQKIHKVMDLAHSAGAPLVSLNDGAGARIQEGVTALAGYGGIFSRNTRSSGVLPQISVMLGPCAGGAAYSPALTDYVFMVRETSQMFITGPDVVRSVTGEEITQNGLGGADTHAATSGVAHFVYDDETSCLEEVRYLLSLLPQNNRELPPVEVGDDPDDRLCTALADLVPEDPARPYDIRAVIEEIADHGEHFEVHAAWAGSVVCTLVRLGGQVVGVVGNQPSAQAGVLDIHSSEKAARFVQTCDAFNIPLVTLLDVPGFLPGVDQEHGGIIRHGAKLLYAYCNATVPRIQLILRKAYGGAYIVMDSRSIGSDLSFAWPTNEIAVMGAEGAANVVFRREIAAADDPEAERARLIASYKDELMHPYYAAERGLVDDVIDPQDTRKLLITSLRMLRAKHAEVPARKHGNPPM; the protein is encoded by the coding sequence ATGGTCGCGGGCCCCGACCCGCGCGCCACCGAACGACAGCACGCGCGCGGCAAACTGACGGCCCGTGAGCGGATCGCGATCCTGCTGGACGAGGACTCGTTCACCGAGATAGAGGGGCTGCGCAGACACCGTGCCACCGGCTTCGGCCTGGAGGCGAAGCGGCCCTACACGGACGGTGTGATCACCGGCTGGGGCACGGTCAACGGCCGTACGGTGTTCGTGTACGCGCACGACTTCCGGATCTTCGGCGGCGCGCTCGGCGAGGCGCACGCGCAGAAGATCCACAAGGTGATGGACCTCGCCCACTCCGCGGGCGCCCCGCTGGTCAGCCTCAACGACGGCGCGGGCGCGCGGATCCAGGAGGGCGTGACGGCGCTGGCCGGCTACGGCGGCATCTTCAGCCGTAACACGCGCTCGTCCGGTGTGCTGCCGCAGATCTCGGTGATGCTCGGCCCGTGCGCCGGCGGCGCCGCGTACTCCCCCGCCCTGACCGACTACGTCTTCATGGTCAGGGAGACCTCGCAGATGTTCATCACCGGCCCTGACGTGGTCCGTTCGGTGACGGGCGAGGAGATCACCCAGAACGGCCTCGGCGGCGCCGACACGCACGCCGCGACCTCGGGCGTCGCGCACTTCGTCTACGACGACGAGACGTCCTGCCTCGAAGAGGTGCGCTACCTGCTGTCGCTGCTCCCGCAGAACAACCGGGAGCTGCCGCCGGTGGAGGTCGGCGACGATCCGGACGACCGGCTCTGCACGGCCCTGGCCGACCTGGTCCCGGAGGATCCGGCCAGGCCCTACGACATCAGGGCCGTCATCGAGGAGATCGCCGACCACGGCGAGCACTTCGAGGTGCACGCGGCCTGGGCCGGCAGTGTGGTGTGCACCCTGGTCAGGCTGGGCGGCCAGGTGGTCGGTGTGGTGGGCAACCAGCCGTCGGCGCAGGCCGGTGTGCTGGACATCCACTCGTCGGAGAAGGCCGCGCGGTTCGTCCAGACCTGCGACGCCTTCAACATCCCGCTGGTGACCCTGCTCGACGTGCCGGGCTTCCTGCCGGGCGTCGACCAGGAGCACGGCGGGATCATCCGGCACGGTGCCAAGCTGCTGTACGCGTACTGCAACGCCACGGTGCCGCGGATCCAGTTGATCCTGCGCAAGGCGTACGGCGGCGCCTACATCGTCATGGACTCGCGTTCGATCGGTTCCGACCTGTCGTTCGCGTGGCCGACCAACGAGATCGCCGTGATGGGGGCCGAGGGCGCCGCCAATGTCGTCTTCCGCAGGGAGATCGCGGCCGCCGACGACCCGGAGGCGGAGCGGGCGCGGCTGATCGCCTCCTACAAGGACGAGTTGATGCATCCGTACTACGCGGCCGAGCGCGGTCTCGTGGACGATGTCATCGACCCGCAGGACACCAGGAAGCTGCTGATCACGTCACTGCGGATGCTGCGGGCCAAACACGCCGAAGTGCCCGCGCGCAAGCACGGTAATCCGCCGATGTGA
- a CDS encoding beta-ketoacyl synthase N-terminal-like domain-containing protein — MPGTDFEDFDPIAVVGYGCVFPPDSYDADTFWQNILGGKIGIGSPPDERWDWQNYHDEDKSVVDKTYCRWGGFIDDYAGPTGLDELTRIGREAVTDFNRTQLMVLDTVLQTLRMSGYTPHQLSTTDTALFVGNMLGDEAVMESSLAFRAGEVLHHIKGGAAFQGLEAEQREAIESGFPAAVKRRLYDAEDSPAANVFQVSVAKAVARVLGLPGPAAIGDAACASGLTVIDTAVKYLQDGSHDMVLATGVQGNMNITGNVCFAKIGGLSATRSTPLDAGASGLINGEGSGTVLLKRLSDAVRDGDTIAGVIRGVATRCDGKGKAIYAPSPRGQVAAMRRALELADAQPEELDYIETHATATSTGDLVEVTSLQQLYDGRETDPGSILLGSVKAQIGHTFSAAGMANLLKILLSFKHETVPPTHAFSTAQPEMKLPGSPFRVPVEAESWQVPDECRPRRALSNAFGFGGVNTSIVVEQYDAVHHADAALKQQSHAGRAESAVSVPLAVLGIGCVTPYARDIAGLDPDRPAGTGVSGFPADRWHPDAAAVYDPEGTWRGGVVTDLDFPWKTYRIPPSVLADLDRAQLLSVMAAGQALEQYGVAAADRVNAGVFVGATCGLESGLTRNFRIRLVEFERALEDVPAYQALGTATRQALVDSYTEEVHRYIPHTRENALPGYMDNITAGRIQNIFDLRGPGVVIDDDLCSFGTALGLAKRNLEQGECDVALVGGVHANLTPEFTRLFERRLNEAGHHIDDLTPGEGAAFFVIKPLDRVTEGEQVLAVIDGVGCADADIPIAGPGVPFFYGADGAIRTVEVIAAMKDSDEDLVHVKLPQIESGYGYSLRIRRNGDVPDGDRPPVPAARRVPVSADASPDDPGTGFITADTYERLMQKLESLGHGAMSQLDHIPPSSQDSYRLGFSYASWVDLARKAQLTLRLLRPDSTTNPSARPPVTR; from the coding sequence GTGCCTGGGACTGACTTCGAGGACTTCGACCCGATCGCCGTCGTGGGATACGGCTGCGTCTTCCCGCCCGACTCGTACGACGCGGACACGTTCTGGCAGAACATCCTGGGCGGGAAGATCGGCATCGGCTCACCGCCCGACGAGCGCTGGGACTGGCAGAACTACCACGACGAGGACAAGAGCGTCGTCGACAAGACGTACTGCCGCTGGGGCGGCTTTATCGACGACTACGCCGGGCCCACCGGGCTCGACGAACTGACCCGCATCGGACGGGAGGCCGTCACCGACTTCAACCGCACCCAGCTGATGGTCCTCGACACCGTGCTGCAGACACTGCGCATGTCGGGTTACACACCGCACCAGCTGAGCACCACCGACACCGCGCTGTTCGTCGGCAACATGCTCGGCGACGAAGCCGTGATGGAGTCCTCGCTCGCCTTCCGGGCCGGCGAGGTGCTGCACCACATCAAGGGCGGCGCGGCGTTCCAGGGCCTGGAAGCGGAGCAGCGGGAGGCCATCGAGAGCGGCTTCCCCGCCGCGGTCAAACGCCGGCTGTACGACGCGGAGGACTCACCCGCGGCCAACGTCTTCCAGGTCAGTGTGGCCAAGGCGGTCGCCCGGGTGCTCGGTCTGCCGGGGCCCGCCGCGATCGGCGACGCCGCCTGCGCCTCGGGGCTCACCGTCATCGACACGGCGGTGAAGTACCTCCAGGACGGCAGCCACGACATGGTGCTGGCCACCGGTGTGCAGGGCAACATGAACATCACCGGCAACGTGTGCTTCGCCAAGATCGGCGGACTCTCGGCCACCCGCTCCACCCCGCTCGACGCGGGCGCCAGCGGCCTCATCAACGGCGAGGGCTCGGGCACCGTCCTGCTCAAGCGGCTCAGCGACGCGGTGCGCGACGGCGACACCATCGCCGGGGTGATCCGCGGTGTCGCCACCCGCTGCGACGGCAAGGGCAAGGCCATCTACGCCCCTTCGCCGCGCGGCCAGGTGGCGGCGATGCGCCGGGCGCTCGAACTCGCCGACGCCCAGCCGGAGGAGCTGGACTACATCGAGACCCACGCCACCGCCACCTCCACCGGCGACCTGGTGGAGGTCACCTCGCTGCAGCAGCTCTACGACGGCCGGGAGACCGACCCCGGATCCATCCTGCTCGGCTCGGTCAAGGCCCAGATCGGACACACCTTCTCGGCCGCCGGCATGGCCAACCTGCTGAAGATCCTGCTCTCCTTCAAACACGAGACGGTGCCGCCCACCCACGCCTTCAGCACCGCCCAGCCGGAGATGAAACTCCCCGGCTCGCCGTTCCGGGTCCCCGTCGAGGCCGAGTCCTGGCAGGTGCCCGACGAATGCAGGCCCCGCCGCGCGCTCTCCAACGCCTTCGGCTTCGGCGGCGTCAACACCAGCATCGTCGTGGAGCAGTACGACGCGGTCCACCACGCCGACGCCGCCCTGAAGCAGCAGAGCCACGCGGGCCGCGCCGAGAGCGCGGTCAGTGTGCCGCTCGCCGTCCTCGGCATCGGCTGTGTCACGCCGTACGCCAGGGACATCGCGGGCCTCGACCCCGACAGGCCCGCCGGCACGGGGGTTTCGGGCTTCCCCGCCGACCGCTGGCACCCGGACGCCGCCGCCGTCTACGACCCCGAGGGCACCTGGCGCGGCGGTGTCGTCACCGACCTGGACTTCCCCTGGAAGACCTACCGCATCCCGCCCAGTGTGCTGGCCGACCTCGACCGGGCCCAGCTGCTGTCGGTGATGGCGGCAGGGCAGGCGCTCGAACAGTACGGGGTGGCGGCGGCCGACCGGGTCAACGCCGGTGTGTTCGTCGGCGCCACCTGCGGTCTCGAATCGGGGCTCACCCGCAACTTCCGTATCCGTCTGGTGGAGTTCGAGCGCGCCCTGGAGGACGTGCCCGCCTACCAGGCGCTCGGCACCGCCACCCGGCAGGCCCTGGTCGACAGCTACACCGAGGAGGTGCACCGCTACATCCCGCACACCAGGGAGAACGCACTGCCCGGCTACATGGACAACATCACGGCCGGCCGGATCCAGAACATCTTCGACCTGCGCGGCCCCGGCGTCGTCATCGACGACGACCTGTGCTCCTTCGGGACCGCGCTCGGCCTGGCCAAGCGCAACCTCGAACAGGGCGAGTGCGACGTCGCGCTGGTCGGCGGCGTACACGCCAACCTCACACCCGAGTTCACCCGGCTGTTCGAACGCAGACTGAACGAGGCCGGCCATCACATCGACGACCTGACCCCCGGCGAGGGCGCGGCGTTCTTCGTCATCAAGCCCCTCGACCGGGTCACCGAGGGCGAGCAGGTGCTCGCCGTCATCGACGGTGTCGGCTGCGCCGACGCCGACATCCCCATCGCAGGGCCCGGTGTGCCCTTCTTCTACGGCGCCGATGGCGCCATCCGCACCGTGGAGGTGATCGCGGCCATGAAGGACTCCGACGAGGATCTCGTGCACGTCAAACTCCCCCAGATCGAGAGCGGTTACGGCTACTCGCTCCGGATCAGGCGCAACGGCGACGTCCCCGACGGCGACCGGCCGCCGGTCCCCGCCGCCCGGCGCGTACCGGTGTCGGCGGACGCCTCGCCCGACGACCCCGGCACCGGCTTCATCACCGCCGACACCTACGAGCGCCTCATGCAGAAACTCGAATCGCTCGGCCACGGCGCCATGAGCCAGCTCGACCACATACCGCCCAGCTCCCAGGACAGCTACCGGCTCGGCTTCAGCTACGCGTCGTGGGTGGATCTCGCCCGCAAGGCACAGCTGACCCTGCGGCTGCTGCGGCCCGACAGCACCACCAACCCGTCCGCCCGTCCCCCTGTCACGAGGTGA
- a CDS encoding DUF3291 domain-containing protein, which produces MAHTLPWSSGPAAGRSGDDIVVMASRLKLKSLVRVPRFFILSGGVLRQVRQSQGAVGVTLRADPWRKTFWTLSAWENRAALQSYIKTDPHFAVMAKLRPAMRESLFVSWQQDAGQRPSWDEADRRLAEQETAQRAAGEKQS; this is translated from the coding sequence ATGGCACACACACTCCCCTGGTCGTCAGGGCCGGCGGCAGGCCGGTCCGGTGACGACATCGTCGTGATGGCGTCCCGGCTGAAACTCAAGTCCCTGGTGCGCGTCCCGCGCTTCTTCATCCTGTCCGGCGGCGTGCTGCGGCAGGTGCGGCAGTCGCAGGGCGCCGTCGGCGTGACGCTGCGGGCCGATCCGTGGCGCAAGACCTTCTGGACGCTGTCCGCGTGGGAGAACCGGGCCGCGCTGCAGAGTTACATCAAGACCGATCCGCACTTCGCCGTGATGGCCAAGCTGCGTCCCGCGATGCGTGAGTCGCTGTTCGTCTCGTGGCAGCAGGACGCCGGGCAGCGGCCGTCCTGGGACGAGGCGGACCGGCGGCTCGCCGAGCAGGAGACGGCGCAGCGCGCCGCCGGGGAGAAGCAGAGCTGA